The DNA sequence GAAAAACCATCTCCATCTTCTAGAAAACTACATTGCCCGACCAAAGAACAGAGAAACTGAATGAGATTTCCAAAGAACATTGTTGCTTCTCTCGGTTGGATATCCTTTCTTTGTAGTAAAACATCTTTGGGAGAGCCTTTCGGAGCTTCAATATTATGACTAAGATAGATCTCGTTCAATACATCCCAGGGTAAATTTAACATAGAAGAGCTGATAGAATCTAGGTAAGTTTTCATGACTTTGTCATCAAAATCTTGCTTTAGATATTTCAGTATGTTATgtaaaacttgaaaaatagCAGCCACCACAAACCAATTTGCACTTTTCAGTTTCAGCTTCAAGAAAGATCTAGTGGACAGATCACAATCTAAATATCTGGTTCCCAATGCATCAGATTCTGAAGATGTAAGACTGTTACAAATTGCCAATTCCAAGCAAAGACACAACAAATGCATGAAATCATCCCAACTCCTATCCTGCAAGAAAACATTATTCTTTGAATCAGAACATACAAGAGATGAGAAACTGTGGGGATAGTATGGTGCCTACAGGAACATACTGATGCAAGGACAAACTTGGAGATGGCAACAAGAGTGTTCCCAACCAAGTGCTGAGCATATTGAATGTTGATAGCAAGCAAAAGCATCTGCAAAAAAAATGGGCAAATGCTAATGTCTGAGAAATGAATCCAAGCTTAGATCTAAATGAAAGCATATAAACCCAAATTCAGGTGAATAACCCTTTATATATCTACTTCAAAATGAGCAGACTTATTTCATACGTGATTCCCCCAGATGAGTGGATAAACTGATTGGGAGTTTGCAATCAGCGAATTATAGGTTAATGCAAAAGGGCGATCTCTTGGCAAATTAAACACCATATGGTACATACAGATGGTAAAAGTTCGACAACAGTGCAAATTATCTGTGAGGCAGCAAATCATGGTTTAAGCAGGACAAGAAAGTTTTACCAAGTCACCAATGATCTTGGCCAAACAATGCCGATTGTCCAAATACGAGGTTGCTGAAACCGAACATGCCCTGTCATCAACAGATTCTGCCGATAGCTCCTGCTAACAAACTCTTTCTTCTCACATTAGGGAAATTAGAAATTtcttaaagaagaaaagaacttCCTTTAGAGTGTGTGGAGTAGTTGATAGACAGAAAGTACGAACCTCATCAGAATCAAATTCATTCGTCCACTGCTTAACTTGGCTAAAAACCTAAAGTtggaaaaagagaataaaGCTTCAATATTTCAGAAGAACGAAAAGcgaaacaaagagaaaaatatagttcaatGATGATTTCGCAAGAATTAGTAGCAAAACCTGCGATAGAGCGCTTAGAAGGTCCCTTTCGGTTTCTTCAGTTAAAGAATCGGCCGCGAGATTCTGCAAAATGTTAAAAACAAGGCGGAATAACTGAAGAAACATAAAGGAAAAAGATGAATTAAAATAGTGAATAGCAAAGAAGAAACGGGGAAAAGGGTAGTTGAAATGGTTACGTAAAAGGGATGGAGGGATTCGTCGAGGAAGCGGCAGAGACGTAGGTATTCTGGCCGAGGGCTCATTATCCGCCGATCGTTTGCCCCTCGTAATTATGGCTGAGCAAGGGTTTCTAtcttatatttgtattatttgtgACAAAGATTTTTGGTCCCTGGCGAGTTGCGAATGTTTAGAATTGTATAACCCTCGCGAAGCTATGACGTAACAACTTCCCTATCTAAAATCAGAAAATAGGAGTTCAAGATTGGGTTTGGCTGTTGCTATTTCTATGAGAACTCACATCAGTTCTGGGCTCAGCCGACATCACCACTCCTATCATGGTTATTTCTGATTTCTGAATATAAGTATCCAGAGGGGTGGAGTTGCTCCCAATTCAATcgaaaatattcattttgaaGTTTGGGATAAGAGAGTATTTACATGGATAAGTTGAAGTGATAAGCAAGATTATCTTGAtcgagagagagaaaagagaactTCAAATTCATTGAAGTATTTTTGGAATTTCTAACACATGTTCTATCATTCTTAAGAAAAGgttaaaacaatttaatatCAGAATGACTGCAGAAAGTAGAGAGGACTCTTCtctattgattttatttgcgACTGTGGAGGGAAGCAGATAGTTGAAAAGAGAAGCGGAAGAATTTTTATGCCACCAGTACGACCGCAAAGAGCTTCTTCCATAGCAACCCTTCTCATCCAGAAATGCGCCGCCACAACCTCCCTCCGGGAAGCACGTCAACTCCACGCCGTTCTCCTTACCTCCGAACTTTCCCCAACTCAATCTCCGTTATTCATACACAACAACCTCCTCTCAATGTACGCCCGTTGCGGGTCTTTCGTGGACTCTCAACTCTTGTTCGACAAAATGCCTCGGAGAAATGTTGTGTCTTACAACGCCCTGATATCCGCCTATTCTCGTAGTCCTCATCATGCCCATGTGGCATTTCGGGTGTTTGATCATTTGGAGAGTGAGAGCCTCGCACCAAATGGGTTGACCATTACGAGCCTTTTGCAGGCTGCTGCTGGACTTGAAGATCCGGTAGTCGGCTCTTCACTGCATGCCCTGTGCGTGAAAATCGGATTCTTGGATAATGTCCGCGTTCAGACATCTTTACTTGGGATGTATTCGAATTGTGGGGATGTGGGTTGTGCTAAGAAAGTGTTCTCCGACATGGTGGATAAAGATGCCATAGCATGGAACTCGATTATTTCAGGGTGTATGAAGAATGGCAAAGTATTTGAAAGTCCTGAACTTTTTCAGAATATGTTGAGGAATGGGATTAATCCAACCCAATTTACGTACTCATTGGTGTTGAATGCATGTGCTAAATCAGAAGATTATGATAGCGGGAAATGTGTCCATGCCCAAGTGCTTTTATCCGGTACATGCATTGATTTGCCTCTGCAGAACTCACTGCTTGATATGTATTGTAGCTGCGGTGACACCCACACAGCATTTAATGTCTTTTTGAGAATTGAGAATCCTGATTTGGTTTCCTGGAACTCAATGATAGGTGGGTATTCAGAGAACGGAGATGGAGACAAGGCAATGGATATGTTTGTACAACTGAGGCGAGTATCTTCTTTGAAACCCGACGAGTATACGTTGGCAGCTGTTATTTCTGGTACAAGTGGATTTCCAGCTTGTGATTATGGAAAGCCGCTCCATGCTCAAACTGAGAGAACAGGACTTGCTAGGAGTGTGTATGTTGGGAGCACACTCATTTCTATGTACTTTGGCAATGATGACTCTGTGTCATCTCAAAAGATTTTCGATTCTTTTCTGCATAAAGATGCTGTTCTTTGGACAGACATAATTGCTGGGCATGTCAGAATAGGTGACGGCGAGGGCGCATTGAGATTCTTCCATGAAATGTCCAAGGAAGGTTGGGATCTAGATAACTTCACCCTTAGTAGTGCCTTAAGTGCATGCGCTGACCTTGTGACTCTAAGACAAGGGGAGATGATTCATTGTCTGGCTGTGAAGACGGGAAATGTTGCTGAAGTTTGCGTGTGCAGCAGTCTGGTTGATATGTATGCCAAAAATGGGGAACTCGAAGCTGCAATGGATACTTTTTCTTGCCTGCCTAAGTGTGATTTAATGTGCTGGAACTCAATGCTTACAGGATATGGTAACCATGGAAAGCCTGAGGaagcttttcaaattttctttaagatGCTAAAGCATGGCCTGAGACCAGATCAAGttacatttctctctcttctagCTGCCTGTAGCCATTGTGGCCTGGTGGAGAAATGTAGGCTTTTTTGGAATTATATGAAGGAATATGGTTTGAAACCAGGACCGAAGCATTATTCTTGCATGATAAGTTTGTTGAGTCGAGCTGGATTATGGGAGGAAGCTGAggaaattattattgaatcaCCTTTTGTAGATGGCTATCTGGAACTATGGAGAACTGTATTGAGCTCCTGTCTTAAGAGTGGCAATTTGGAAGTAGGGATCCATGCTGCTGAACAGATTTTAAACATTAATGCAGAAGACTGTGCTTCAAGTATACTGCTAACAAAACTATATGCTGTAGCCGGGAGGTGGAATGATGTTTCAGAGGTGCGGAGAAggataagaaaattaatgttgGAAAAAGACCCTGGTCTAAGCTGGATTGAGGTCAGAAATAGTGTCCATGTGTTCTCTTCAGGAGATCCATCGCACCTGCAAAATGCTGAAATGCAGGATGAGTTGAGAAAGCTGTTGGGGAACTTAGTTCCAGAAGCAGTAGAGAACATTACATCATGGAGCTCCAGTTAGCAAAGACGAGACACTGATGAAGGGAATAAGGATGTTGGTTGAGAAAGCACCTCCGAGTTCAGAAATAACAGCTCCACCTTTAGGCGAGTAGAAATCACCTCTCATGTTCGAAACACTGTGCCAACTATTTCACTGGCATACTAAAAAATTCAGAGATTCTTTGGTTGCATTGCCCCTTCAAAGATAAGTTAACATGTTTTGAAACGAAGATTCATGCTAAAGGAATTAGGACATTTCTGGACAAGTTTCGACCATTGTCTTGTCAAGGAAAACATAATACTGGTCAAGATTCGGAGTGGCTTTAGGATTTGGGGTCTCTGCAAGATTACTGCCCTTAAATGTTACAAAAACTTGAACCTTATAATTGTTGTTGACATTTTCCATATAATATGGTGCAAAATATAGGTTTCTGCAGCGATTCTGATGTTGTCATGATAAAAACAACAGTAAAAAAGTTGCATGGCCTTGTCAGCCGGCCAAAAATTTAATCTCCCCATAAAATCCCAATATCATGAAAAAGGTAATAACAACAAAtgctacaaaaataaaatgatgtaTTTAGTGGAGAGACAACAATTACAGCGCAAAGAGTTCCTTGCATGTTAGCACCAAACTAGAATAGAATAAAGCTCGAGGGTTGACGAATTAGAATCTTTTGAGCAACTGGATACAGATATTATTCAGTAAATCAACAAGTACAAGATCTACACCTAGGAGAATACTAGAGGTTGTTACACACTGCTAAAACTGAGATCCTTTTCAGGATGCATCTGTTgcagtaaaaagaaaatcaaaagaaatcaagaaacagaAAGCTGAAGTTCAGCAAATGCAAATTGTAGTTTCGTCAGAATATCTGCACTAGCGGAAACATTTCAGCAACAGCATTCAGAAATCACGGGTGCAAGAAGTCCCCAAATGGCTATCACTTGCGGCCATTGCAAGATTTTAAGTTCATCTTACATTTCAGCAAATCATGCATAAAATTATGCTCCATTTGGATCGAAGAGACAGGCCGGATAGTGAAAGTAATGATTCTTTTTCACTGACTAACGACGTCCAGTGCGACTTTTTGCCCTTGCCTTCTGCAGGACAAATGGAGATGTAACAGTGTTCAAAAATCACTCAAGCAATGCATACAAATCAAAGAACAAGGGTGGGgataaagaaagaatcaagTTAATAATACTAGCGCAAGATCGTTCCTTAAAAAGTGGTTaagatcaattaattaagaaagtaCACCAAGCTTGAAAACTTTTTTCAGTTCATAAAACCTGAAGTTCACTTCAAGCTCAACTTGATTAGAAGATGATAATGtgtgttaaaataaatttcatttcgTAAAAGCTGAAGTTCACTTCTAGCTCGACAGTTACTCGGCACAATTAAAGCGTCATTTAAGCTCAACTAATTTCACATGAAACTAAGTTGGAGTACttgataaaaaatcaaa is a window from the Sesamum indicum cultivar Zhongzhi No. 13 linkage group LG15, S_indicum_v1.0, whole genome shotgun sequence genome containing:
- the LOC105177757 gene encoding pentatricopeptide repeat-containing protein At3g50420; this translates as MPPVRPQRASSIATLLIQKCAATTSLREARQLHAVLLTSELSPTQSPLFIHNNLLSMYARCGSFVDSQLLFDKMPRRNVVSYNALISAYSRSPHHAHVAFRVFDHLESESLAPNGLTITSLLQAAAGLEDPVVGSSLHALCVKIGFLDNVRVQTSLLGMYSNCGDVGCAKKVFSDMVDKDAIAWNSIISGCMKNGKVFESPELFQNMLRNGINPTQFTYSLVLNACAKSEDYDSGKCVHAQVLLSGGYSENGDGDKAMDMFVQLRRVSSLKPDEYTLAAVISGTSGFPACDYGKPLHAQTERTGLARSVYVGSTLISMYFGNDDSVSSQKIFDSFLHKDAVLWTDIIAGHVRIGDGEGALRFFHEMSKEGWDLDNFTLSSALSACADLVTLRQGEMIHCLAVKTGNVAEVCVCSSLVDMYAKNGELEAAMDTFSCLPKCDLMCWNSMLTGYGNHGKPEEAFQIFFKMLKHGLRPDQVTFLSLLAACSHCGLVEKCRLFWNYMKEYGLKPGPKHYSCMISLLSRAGLWEEAEEIIIESPFVDGYLELWRTVLSSCLKSGNLEVGIHAAEQILNINAEDCASSILLTKLYAVAGRWNDVSEVRRRIRKLMLEKDPGLSWIEVRNSVHVFSSGDPSHLQNAEMQDELRKLLGNLVPEAVENITSWSSS